The Pedobacter cryoconitis genome has a window encoding:
- the gcvP gene encoding aminomethyl-transferring glycine dehydrogenase, which translates to MSLNIHYKEDFKNRHIAPNAEDTEAMLSTLGLNSIEELIEQTVPQKIRLKKPLNLPVAKSEKEYLESLRQTASLNKVFKSYIGQGYYDTTTPGVILRNVMENPGWYTQYTPYQAEIAQGRLQALLNFQTMVIDLTGMEIANASLLDEGTAAAEAMFMQFSLRKNTQANKFFVSELLFPQTIDILKTRANPFGIELVTGDHQTFEATEDFFGAIVQYPAGNGEVFNYTSFAEKAHAKNVKLTVVADILSLTLLTPPGEWGADIVVGTTQRFGVPMGFGGPHAAFFATKDEYKRSIPGRIIGVTIDSHNNYALRMALQTREQHIRRDKATSNICTAQALLAIMASFYAVYHGPKGLKLIAERTHGLAVALSQSIEQIGYKQLNKVFFDTIRVDLGDLKDSIHKECIDNEINLNYIGSVATIALDETTSIEDIKLLNKIFSKVKAISADSVELAEEKNIQTVIPAELQRTSAYLTHPVFNLHHSEHEMLRYIKSLEAKDLSLCHSMIALGSCTMKLNATTEMIPVTWAEFGRVHPFAPADQVAGYYTVFNEIDRWLSEITGFAAMSLQPNAGAQGEYAGLMVIRAYHQDRGDHQRNIALIPSSAHGTNPASAAMAGMKIVIVKCDANGNIDVADLKAKAEEHKANLSCFMVTYPSTHGVFEESIIEICEVIHANGGQVYMDGANMNAQVGLTSPANIGADVCHLNLHKTFCIPHGGGGPGMGPIGVAAHLVKYLPGHAVVDINNEKSIHAVSSAPWGSASILIISHAYIAMMGGEGLKNATEYAILNANYMKARLEKHYPVLYSGSKGRCAHEMILDCRGFKNFGIEVVDIAKRLMDYGFHAPTVSFPVAGTLMVEPTESEAKHELDRFCDALIAIRNEITQVENGTLDKLDNPLKNAPHTAAKVTGDEWAHSYSRQTAAFPLPYVSEHKFWPSVGRVNDSFGDRSLVCACPPIESYMEEEEVSL; encoded by the coding sequence ATGAGTTTAAACATCCATTACAAAGAAGACTTTAAAAACCGTCATATCGCTCCAAATGCGGAGGATACTGAGGCTATGTTAAGCACCCTTGGTCTGAATTCTATTGAAGAACTGATTGAACAAACTGTTCCTCAAAAAATCAGATTGAAAAAACCACTTAATTTACCTGTTGCTAAGTCTGAGAAAGAATATTTGGAAAGCCTTAGACAAACGGCTTCACTGAATAAAGTTTTCAAATCTTATATCGGACAAGGATATTATGACACCACTACTCCAGGAGTAATTCTGAGAAATGTGATGGAAAATCCAGGATGGTATACACAATATACTCCATACCAGGCTGAAATTGCACAAGGTCGTTTACAGGCTTTACTGAACTTCCAGACTATGGTTATTGACCTTACAGGTATGGAAATTGCAAATGCCTCTCTTTTAGATGAAGGTACTGCTGCTGCTGAAGCGATGTTTATGCAATTCAGTTTGCGTAAAAATACACAGGCAAACAAGTTTTTCGTTTCGGAATTGTTATTCCCTCAAACTATTGACATCTTAAAAACACGTGCAAATCCATTCGGAATTGAACTTGTAACCGGTGATCACCAAACATTTGAAGCAACTGAAGATTTCTTTGGTGCAATTGTTCAATACCCTGCCGGAAACGGTGAAGTGTTCAACTATACTTCATTCGCTGAAAAAGCACATGCTAAAAATGTTAAATTAACAGTGGTAGCTGATATTTTAAGCTTAACACTATTAACTCCTCCGGGAGAATGGGGAGCTGACATCGTTGTAGGTACTACACAACGTTTTGGTGTACCAATGGGCTTCGGTGGTCCGCATGCTGCATTTTTCGCCACTAAGGATGAATATAAACGTTCTATCCCTGGAAGAATTATCGGCGTAACAATTGACAGTCATAACAACTACGCTTTACGTATGGCGCTGCAAACAAGAGAGCAGCATATCCGTAGAGATAAAGCAACTTCAAACATTTGTACTGCACAGGCTTTATTAGCTATTATGGCTAGTTTCTATGCGGTATATCATGGCCCGAAAGGTCTTAAATTAATTGCAGAAAGAACACATGGCTTAGCTGTTGCCCTTTCACAATCAATTGAGCAAATCGGTTATAAACAATTAAATAAAGTTTTCTTCGACACCATCCGTGTTGATTTAGGTGATTTGAAAGATTCAATCCACAAAGAATGTATCGATAACGAAATCAACCTGAACTATATTGGTTCTGTAGCTACAATCGCATTAGATGAGACTACTTCTATTGAAGACATCAAATTGCTGAACAAAATATTTTCTAAAGTAAAAGCGATCTCTGCGGACAGCGTTGAACTTGCTGAAGAAAAAAACATTCAAACTGTAATCCCTGCTGAATTACAACGTACTTCAGCTTACCTGACACACCCGGTATTTAATCTGCACCATTCAGAACATGAAATGCTGCGTTATATCAAATCACTGGAAGCAAAAGATCTTTCTCTTTGTCATTCTATGATTGCTTTAGGTTCATGTACTATGAAATTAAATGCAACAACAGAAATGATCCCGGTTACCTGGGCAGAGTTTGGCCGTGTTCACCCGTTTGCTCCGGCAGATCAGGTGGCTGGTTATTACACTGTATTCAACGAGATTGACAGATGGTTAAGTGAAATTACTGGTTTTGCAGCCATGAGTTTACAACCAAATGCTGGTGCTCAGGGAGAATATGCAGGTTTAATGGTAATCAGAGCTTATCACCAGGATCGTGGTGATCATCAGCGTAACATCGCTTTAATCCCTTCTTCTGCACATGGTACTAATCCTGCTTCAGCAGCGATGGCCGGAATGAAGATTGTAATCGTTAAATGTGATGCAAACGGTAATATTGATGTAGCTGATCTGAAAGCAAAAGCAGAAGAGCATAAAGCTAATTTATCTTGTTTCATGGTAACTTACCCATCTACACATGGTGTATTTGAAGAAAGTATCATTGAAATCTGTGAAGTTATCCACGCTAATGGCGGACAGGTTTATATGGATGGTGCAAATATGAATGCTCAGGTAGGTTTGACCAGCCCTGCAAACATTGGCGCTGATGTATGTCACCTGAACTTACATAAAACATTCTGTATCCCTCACGGTGGTGGTGGTCCTGGTATGGGCCCGATCGGTGTTGCTGCACATCTGGTAAAATATTTACCGGGTCACGCTGTAGTAGACATCAACAATGAGAAATCAATTCACGCAGTATCTTCTGCACCATGGGGTTCTGCCTCTATCCTGATCATCTCTCATGCTTATATTGCAATGATGGGTGGCGAAGGATTGAAAAATGCTACTGAATATGCCATCTTAAATGCGAACTACATGAAAGCGCGTTTAGAGAAACATTACCCGGTACTTTATTCTGGTAGTAAAGGACGTTGTGCACATGAAATGATCCTGGACTGCCGCGGATTCAAAAACTTCGGTATCGAGGTAGTTGATATTGCGAAAAGATTAATGGATTATGGTTTCCACGCACCAACGGTATCTTTCCCGGTTGCAGGAACGTTAATGGTTGAGCCAACAGAAAGTGAAGCTAAACATGAGCTTGACCGTTTCTGTGATGCTTTAATTGCCATCAGAAATGAAATTACTCAAGTAGAGAACGGTACATTGGATAAATTAGATAATCCATTAAAAAATGCACCTCATACTGCTGCTAAAGTTACAGGAGATGAATGGGCACATAGCTACAGCAGACAAACTGCTGCGTTCCCATTACCTTATGTATCAGAACATAAATTCTGGCCTTCGGTTGGAAGAGTTAACGATTCGTTTGGAGACAGGTCATTAGTTTGTGCCTGCCCGCCAATAGAGAGTTATATGGAAGAAGAAGAAGTTAGTTTATAA
- a CDS encoding polysaccharide deacetylase family protein, translated as MNRYNIIVNRLTFCVIICCFLIFGAIVCSAQEVIKNYTVYSGVAKVQGNELLVIRKMEKAGKILYLAVDPQTLTTELTADAVVRPMDWKSAKAYFQQTPYFKAYDAAAKQALALQDAGVTHGFPKEKGITLTIDLCPSHKPLDRIIFTSLLQEFAKIEQPVPVALSITGRWMLTHTDDLNWLKELVAKKEIDITWIDHSFNHHVSPAAPLKTNFLLEPGTDMNFEILGTELAMLQHGLIPSVFFRFPGLVSDQRVVDKVLAYGIIPIGSDAWLAKGQKPAAGSIVLIHGNGNEPVGVADFIKLLKSKTAEVTSKQWLMYDLSESVEDEFGGTK; from the coding sequence ATGAACAGGTATAATATTATTGTAAACAGGTTAACGTTCTGTGTAATTATTTGTTGTTTTTTAATTTTTGGAGCAATTGTCTGTTCTGCACAGGAGGTCATTAAAAATTATACGGTTTATAGCGGGGTGGCAAAAGTGCAGGGAAATGAGCTGCTTGTTATCCGTAAAATGGAGAAAGCGGGTAAAATATTGTACCTGGCTGTAGATCCACAGACTTTAACGACAGAATTGACTGCTGATGCCGTTGTACGCCCGATGGACTGGAAAAGTGCAAAGGCTTATTTTCAGCAGACCCCTTATTTCAAAGCTTACGATGCTGCTGCAAAACAGGCACTGGCCTTACAGGATGCCGGGGTAACGCATGGTTTCCCTAAAGAGAAAGGAATAACGCTGACTATAGATCTTTGTCCTTCGCATAAACCGCTGGACCGGATTATTTTCACTTCACTGCTTCAGGAGTTTGCTAAAATTGAACAGCCTGTTCCTGTAGCGCTATCTATAACAGGACGCTGGATGTTAACGCATACTGACGATCTGAACTGGTTGAAAGAACTGGTGGCAAAAAAAGAAATTGACATTACCTGGATTGATCATTCCTTCAATCACCATGTAAGCCCGGCTGCACCCTTAAAAACTAATTTTCTGTTAGAACCAGGTACAGATATGAATTTTGAAATATTGGGTACTGAACTGGCTATGTTGCAGCACGGTTTAATTCCTTCTGTATTTTTCAGGTTCCCCGGGCTGGTTTCTGATCAGCGGGTAGTGGATAAAGTTTTAGCTTATGGAATTATCCCGATAGGGAGCGACGCATGGCTTGCGAAAGGACAAAAGCCTGCTGCGGGCAGTATCGTTCTGATTCATGGAAATGGAAACGAACCGGTAGGTGTGGCTGATTTTATCAAGTTGTTAAAAAGCAAGACAGCCGAGGTAACAAGCAAACAATGGCTGATGTATGATTTATCAGAAAGCGTAGAAGACGAGTTTGGAGGGACTAAATAA
- the tssD gene encoding type VI secretion system tube protein TssD, whose translation MAFKARLNFSGKEYDVLHCSYSLNRDVDAKGRPSSGVYGGTIDLEIESTEDTSIVESMVNNQYKPLAGTLLIKKSEEDAKMKEVHFEDGYIVKYTEGINITGANPMTLKFQISARKLKLGNAEHTNDWPKA comes from the coding sequence ATGGCTTTCAAAGCAAGATTAAACTTTTCGGGCAAGGAGTACGATGTGCTCCATTGTTCCTATTCGCTCAACCGGGATGTAGACGCCAAAGGAAGACCCTCTTCCGGAGTATATGGTGGTACAATTGACCTGGAAATTGAATCAACAGAAGATACGTCTATCGTTGAATCAATGGTCAACAATCAATATAAACCTTTAGCAGGAACGCTGCTGATCAAGAAATCTGAAGAAGATGCCAAAATGAAAGAAGTTCATTTTGAGGACGGCTATATTGTCAAGTATACCGAAGGAATCAATATCACAGGCGCCAATCCGATGACCCTGAAGTTCCAGATTTCTGCCCGTAAACTAAAGCTTGGCAATGCTGAGCATACCAATGACTGGCCGAAAGCTTAA
- the ahcY gene encoding adenosylhomocysteinase, producing MSSVETTYVPFKVKDISLAEWGRKEIGLAEAEMPGLMSLRAEFGPSKPLKGARIAGCLHMTIQTAVLIETLVELGAEVTWSSCNIFSTQDHAAAAIAAAGIQVYAWKGLNEADFDWCIEQTLHFGPEQQPLNMILDDGGDLTNMVFDKFPELIAAIKGLSEETTTGVHRLYERMKNGTLHLPAINVNDSVTKSKFDNKYGCRESLVDAIRRATDVMLAGKVAVVAGYGDVGKGSAESLSSQGVRVIVSEIDPICALQAAMEGYEVKKFATAVKEADIVVTTTGNCNIVRPEHFRVMKDKVIVCNIGHFDNEIDVAWLNSNYGDTKIEIKPQVDKYTIDGKDVILLAEGRLVNLGCATGHPSFVMSASFTNQTLAQLELWTNPGKYENKVYVLPKSLDEKVARLHLAKIGVELDVLDQQQADYIGVPVEGPFKPEAYRY from the coding sequence ATGTCATCAGTAGAGACTACTTACGTTCCTTTTAAAGTAAAGGACATTTCACTGGCAGAATGGGGCCGTAAAGAAATTGGATTAGCAGAAGCAGAAATGCCAGGCTTAATGTCTTTGCGTGCTGAATTTGGTCCTTCAAAACCATTAAAAGGTGCACGTATCGCAGGATGTCTGCACATGACTATCCAGACTGCGGTTTTAATTGAAACTTTAGTTGAACTTGGAGCAGAAGTGACCTGGTCATCCTGCAACATCTTCTCTACACAAGACCACGCTGCTGCTGCTATTGCTGCTGCCGGAATCCAGGTTTATGCGTGGAAAGGCTTGAATGAAGCAGATTTCGACTGGTGTATTGAGCAAACTTTACACTTTGGTCCGGAGCAACAACCATTAAATATGATCTTAGACGATGGTGGTGACTTAACCAACATGGTTTTCGATAAATTCCCTGAGCTGATTGCTGCAATCAAAGGATTATCAGAAGAAACTACTACTGGTGTTCACCGTTTATACGAACGTATGAAAAACGGAACTTTGCATTTACCAGCTATCAATGTAAATGACTCAGTTACTAAATCTAAATTTGACAACAAATACGGTTGCCGTGAGTCATTGGTCGATGCGATCCGTCGTGCTACTGATGTTATGCTTGCAGGAAAAGTAGCTGTAGTTGCAGGTTACGGTGATGTAGGTAAAGGTTCTGCTGAATCTTTAAGCTCACAAGGTGTACGCGTTATCGTTTCTGAAATTGATCCTATCTGTGCATTACAAGCTGCAATGGAAGGTTATGAAGTGAAAAAATTCGCTACAGCAGTTAAAGAAGCTGATATCGTGGTTACTACTACTGGTAACTGTAACATTGTTCGTCCTGAGCATTTCAGAGTAATGAAAGATAAAGTTATCGTTTGTAACATTGGTCACTTTGACAATGAGATCGATGTAGCCTGGTTAAACTCGAACTACGGTGATACTAAAATCGAAATCAAACCACAGGTTGATAAATATACTATCGACGGTAAAGACGTTATTTTATTAGCTGAAGGCCGTTTAGTAAACTTAGGATGTGCTACCGGCCACCCAAGTTTCGTGATGTCTGCCTCTTTCACTAACCAGACTTTAGCACAGTTAGAGCTTTGGACTAACCCAGGAAAATATGAGAACAAAGTATATGTTCTTCCTAAATCACTGGATGAGAAAGTAGCGCGTTTACACTTAGCAAAAATCGGTGTTGAATTAGATGTATTAGATCAACAACAAGCTGATTATATCGGTGTACCAGTTGAAGGTCCTTTCAAACCGGAAGCTTACAGATACTAG
- the tssD gene encoding type VI secretion system tube protein TssD, with protein MAFKTRLTLGAKEFDVLQCSFSLNRDVDAKGRPSSGVYGGSIHLEIESTEDTSVIESMVNNQYKPLGGTIVFKKGEEDAKMKELSFEDGYIIQYNEGIAVNDNTPMTLSFVISARKLKLGNAEHTNDWPKA; from the coding sequence ATGGCTTTTAAAACCAGATTAACTCTAGGCGCTAAGGAATTTGATGTACTGCAATGCAGTTTCTCCTTAAATAGAGATGTAGATGCTAAAGGACGTCCGTCTTCAGGTGTTTACGGGGGATCTATTCATCTTGAAATAGAATCAACCGAAGATACTTCAGTCATTGAATCCATGGTCAATAATCAATACAAACCATTAGGAGGTACCATCGTCTTTAAAAAAGGCGAAGAAGATGCAAAGATGAAAGAGCTTTCATTCGAAGATGGGTATATCATTCAGTACAATGAAGGAATTGCTGTTAATGACAATACACCAATGACACTGAGTTTTGTCATTTCTGCCAGAAAACTAAAACTTGGAAATGCTGAGCATACCAACGACTGGCCAAAAGCTTAA
- a CDS encoding pyridoxine 5'-phosphate synthase has protein sequence MAKLSVNINKIATLRNSRGGNNPDLVKVALDCERFGAEGITVHPRPDERHIRYQDVFDLKTAISTEFNIEGNCKEQKFIDLVLANKPAQVTLVPDTEGQITSNHGWDTIKHQAYLKEMVQLFQKEGIRVSIFTDPVREIIEAAQTTGTDRIELYTEYYAANYAKDPVKAISPYTQAAHTANKLGLGINAGHDLDLQNLKYFADNIPNLLEVSIGHALISDSLYLGLENTIQLYLKQL, from the coding sequence ATGGCAAAACTATCAGTAAATATCAATAAAATAGCCACGTTACGCAACAGTCGCGGGGGAAACAATCCAGATCTGGTTAAGGTAGCACTTGACTGTGAACGTTTTGGTGCGGAAGGAATCACTGTACATCCAAGACCTGATGAACGTCATATCCGTTATCAGGATGTATTCGATCTTAAAACAGCCATTTCAACAGAATTCAATATAGAAGGTAACTGCAAAGAACAAAAATTCATTGACCTTGTACTGGCCAACAAGCCTGCACAGGTAACATTGGTACCGGATACTGAAGGACAGATCACTTCCAATCATGGATGGGATACTATAAAACATCAGGCCTATCTTAAAGAAATGGTCCAGCTATTTCAAAAAGAAGGTATCAGGGTTTCTATTTTCACAGATCCGGTAAGAGAAATTATCGAAGCTGCACAAACTACAGGAACTGACCGGATAGAACTTTATACAGAGTACTATGCAGCTAATTATGCAAAAGATCCTGTAAAGGCAATCAGCCCTTATACACAAGCTGCACATACGGCGAATAAACTTGGTTTAGGAATCAATGCCGGGCATGATCTTGACTTGCAAAACCTGAAATATTTTGCGGATAACATCCCTAATTTACTGGAAGTTTCTATTGGCCATGCCTTAATCAGCGATTCCTTGTATTTAGGTCTGGAAAACACAATTCAGCTCTATTTGAAACAATTGTAG